The sequence AACTCCTATCTAGGTAGTTAGAGTTTAACCTTGAGACAGCAAATTGCCTGAATTACAAGTATCAATTCCAAGCTTGATAACGATTCGGGTGTGAGTCTTTTCTACTTAGGTATTTATCCTATGGAGAATTGTTGGGAGTAAGATGTTTAAATTCATGCACAAACAGAAAATCAACGCTAAAAATAGGCTGAAAACGGCAAAAACTCGGGTTAAAAATTCAAAATTAAAGCCGTTTCAACTAGCAATTAAACGACTGTCTCCCAATTGGCAAGCTTGTTTACCTTTAGCGTGTCTAATTGTGTTGGGGTGGGGTTATGCAGCATTTGCCCAAGGGCCTGCAGCCGGGCCGACAACAGCGGATCTGAAAGTTGCTATTGACACCTTGTGGGTAGCGATCGCTGCTTTTTTAGTATTTTTCATGAATGCTGGTTTTTGTATGCTAGAAACCGGCTTCTGTCGTCAAAAAAATGCAGTCAATGTGCTAGCTAAAAACTTGATTGTTTTTGCTCTATCCACAGTGGCTTTTTGGGCGATCGGTTTTGGGTTAATGTTTGGCGATGGTAACGACTTCATCGGATTAAGTGGGTTTTTTCTGCCATCAGATAACAGCCCTGCTACCGGAGAAGCTTACAAAGGTGTCTTCAGCGCCCTCAATTGGACTGGCGTTCCGCTAGCAGCTAAGTTTTTATTCCAATTGGTGTTTGCGGGAACAGCCGCAACCATCGTTTCTGGCGCAGTTGCGGAACGAATTAAGTTCGTTGACTTTCTGATCTTTAGCCTTTTGCTGGTGGGTATCGCTTACCCCATCACCGGACACTGGATTTGGGGTGCGGGTTGGCTAGCAGATATGGGTTTTTGGGATTTTGCGGGTTCTACGGTAGTTCACTCTGTGGGTGGTTGGGCTGCATTAATGGGGGCTGCATTTCTTGGGCCTCGCATTGGTAAATACCAAGACAAGCAAATTGTCGCCCTCCCCGGACACAATATGAGCATTGCGACCTTGGGCTGCTTAATTCTGTGGTTGGGTTGGTTTGGGTTCAATCCTGGATCCGTCATGGCTGCTGATCCAAATGCAATTACTCACATTGCATTAACAACCAATATGGGGGGTGCTGTTGGTGGGATTACCGCTACAGTTGTAGCTTGGTTTTACTTGGGTAAGCCAGATTTATCGATGATTATCAACGGTATCTTGGCTGGCTTGGTGGGTGTTACCGCGTCTTGTGCTTACATCAGTATCGGTAGTTCGATTGTCATCGGCTTGATTGCTGGCATTTTGGTTGTATTTTCGGTTCCCTTCTTTGATAAACTCGGCATTGATGACCCAGTGGGTGCTACCTCGGTTCACTTAGTCTGCGGTATTTGGGGAACTTTAGCAGTTGGTCTATTTTCCGTTGGCCCTGGCGGGTATCCCTGGATGGTGGACTTGGCAGGTAAGCCAGTAGGGCCTCACGGGTTGTTTTTGGGTGGTGGCTTTGGTACACTGATTCCACAAATAATCGGTATTTTGTCTGTAGGTGGCATTACTGTCCTGCTCAGTAGCATTTTTTGGCTAGGACTGAAAGCGACCTTAGGGATTAGAGTTACTAGAGAAGAAGAACTCGAAGGTTTGGATATCGGCGAACACGGGATGGAAGCTTACAGCGGATTCTTGAAAGAAGCCGGTGCAGGTGGATTTTCTGAGGACAGTAGCTCTCGTGGGATACCACGCAGTGGAGATTTACCAAATACCTTGTAAATCTTGAGTTGCTTGTTAATCAAGACCCGCAATGTTACTAACATCACGGTTGCGGGTTTTTTCTTGAGTTTGGACTAATTTGTATTTGGCTGAAGATAATCGCTCCAATTGCTGGGCATAATTTTATGTAGATGGTATTTTTTCTAACCCAACTACACCATTTTCGGTAAAATCGATTTGCAAACGGTATCCTTCCATCATCGCAGTTCCCAACAAAGGCCTGTGACCGGAAGCTAGAACGGGCACTATTTTTTCCTCACCATCCCAAATGATAGTTCCTAAATGTACTGCTAATACTGTTTCGCTACCATCGGCTAACCTAGCAGAAATGCTCGAATACAAAGGAAGATTCATTGCGCTGATTGCCTGCGGTGGTAGGGTAAGAAAGTCATTAAAGCCAGTATCGATGACAAAATCCAGGGAAAAATCTGGCTGTCCGGACAGGCGAAAAGTGACTGGTACAATGGCTTTGCGTTCTCTGGTTCTGCCGTAAATCATTCGACTGTACGCACCATAGGAGCATTACCAAAGCTGACAGCGACATCGTAACCGATTCGCATGGTAAACAATCGGGCATGGGGATTTTTCTGTTTCAACTTTAATCCTGACTCCACACCGGTTTTATCGATCGCATATTCGCCGGTTTCGGCATCGATGACAATCATTTTGCCAATATTATCGCCATGTTCGACTAAGGAGCGGATGCCATTTTGGTAAAAATCTCTGGCTCTTTGGGCAACTTCCTCGACAGTCCAAAAAAGTGCTTCGGTACTCATAACACCTCATTTTGCCTATTACCATTCATTGTAGGTGCTGTGGAGCCGGGAATATATACTTTCACTTTGAAAGCTGTTACATGATATATTTTCACAGAGCGCGATCGCACATCTAAAAGCTAATACCGATTTATTCGGGCGATCGCTGATTGGCATTTTTGGGAAAAATACTTTCGCGTATATCTAAGCTAAAGAAGTTCAAAGTCCAGTTTTTTGGTAAGCAGTGTTTTAATTATTGTGTTCTTATGCAGATTTCCAGTATGAGTACTTAGTATTTTTTGGTTAATTTAATGGAAATATTTGCATATTAAAAAGTAAAAAATCTTAAATCAAAATAATAAACAAATATTACCCGAATATGAAATTTTATAACAAGCAATGGTGGAATGAAAAAACTAATAACATCCTTAGATATAGATGCTTTTAAAGAATTAAAACCATAAAAGCTCGATAATTCATAGCTAAAAATAGAATGCTATTTCTCAAAAAAGAATATGCAAAAACTGCATATGTACACAATTTTCAACATTTACTTTCTGCAATCAGTATTATATTTTTGTAAGCCTTTGCAAGAAGTGCAGTAGCGTGAGTTGAAAAAGAGAAAAAGTATTAAAAATTACTGATATCTCTAAAATTAAATTCTCACAATAATATTAGTGCTTAGGGACAAAAAAGAAGTGTTGAACAAACTTGTAATAATTGGGGCGATGACCCTGTTGCTGTTGGGAACGCCGCTAATGGATGATGCTTTAGCGCAAGCAGCATCTACGCCACCTGCTGCTGATACTGGTGATACAACATTTATGCTGATGTCTTCAGCGTTGGTATTGTTGATGACTCCAGGATTGGCGTTTTTTTATGGTGGATTTGTGCGATCGCGCAATGTCCTCAACACATTAATGATGAGCTTTGTGTTGATGGCGATCGTGGGTGTCACCTGGATTTTGTGGGGCTATAGTCTTTCTTTTGCGCCCGGAAACCCGATTATTGGTGGTA is a genomic window of Fortiea contorta PCC 7126 containing:
- a CDS encoding ammonium transporter; this encodes MHKQKINAKNRLKTAKTRVKNSKLKPFQLAIKRLSPNWQACLPLACLIVLGWGYAAFAQGPAAGPTTADLKVAIDTLWVAIAAFLVFFMNAGFCMLETGFCRQKNAVNVLAKNLIVFALSTVAFWAIGFGLMFGDGNDFIGLSGFFLPSDNSPATGEAYKGVFSALNWTGVPLAAKFLFQLVFAGTAATIVSGAVAERIKFVDFLIFSLLLVGIAYPITGHWIWGAGWLADMGFWDFAGSTVVHSVGGWAALMGAAFLGPRIGKYQDKQIVALPGHNMSIATLGCLILWLGWFGFNPGSVMAADPNAITHIALTTNMGGAVGGITATVVAWFYLGKPDLSMIINGILAGLVGVTASCAYISIGSSIVIGLIAGILVVFSVPFFDKLGIDDPVGATSVHLVCGIWGTLAVGLFSVGPGGYPWMVDLAGKPVGPHGLFLGGGFGTLIPQIIGILSVGGITVLLSSIFWLGLKATLGIRVTREEELEGLDIGEHGMEAYSGFLKEAGAGGFSEDSSSRGIPRSGDLPNTL
- a CDS encoding clan AA aspartic protease — its product is MIYGRTRERKAIVPVTFRLSGQPDFSLDFVIDTGFNDFLTLPPQAISAMNLPLYSSISARLADGSETVLAVHLGTIIWDGEEKIVPVLASGHRPLLGTAMMEGYRLQIDFTENGVVGLEKIPST